A region of Hoplias malabaricus isolate fHopMal1 chromosome 12, fHopMal1.hap1, whole genome shotgun sequence DNA encodes the following proteins:
- the LOC136710907 gene encoding histamine N-methyltransferase-like, with amino-acid sequence MAAPLRSLMEDYPRYLQAFQLFLERSSEHQCMREFIQKTLPEILSSIGVGKDTLRVMGVGSGTGEMDLEMLGQLHLLYPDAKVDNEVVEPSGDMVYRYKVLVSKTPDLDHITFRFNTMTASEFEENWKQRNTDKKMDFIHMIQMLYYVRDPEATVAFFQSLLNNHGKLLIILASGDSGWGGLWRTYRAEYIGNSDLNQFTNTGDIRKFLDARGIPYSKYTLPSQMDISECFSPGDERGELLLDFLTEVVDFSKNASPELKAGVLQLLKHPECSREENGRVMFNDNMEALVLDP; translated from the exons ATGGCGGCTCCTTTACGAAGTCTGATGGAGGATTACCCCAGATACCTCCAGGCGTTCCAGCTGTTCCTGGAGCGTTCCTCTGAGCACCAGTGTATGAGAGAATTCATCCAGAAAACTCTCCCAGAAATCCTGTCCAG CATTGGAGTTGGGAAGGACACTTTACGCGTGATGGGGGTGGGAAGTGGAACAG GGGAGATGGACCTGGAGATGCTTGGCCAGCTGCACCTGCTGTATCCAGACGCCAAAGTGGACAACGAGGTGGTGGAGCCCAGTGGAGACATGGTTTACAGATATAAAG TGTTAGTCTCCAAGACTCCAGACCTGGACCACATCACCTTCAGGTTTAATACGATGACAGCGTCTGAGTTCGAGGAGAACTggaaacagagaaacacagacaaaaagatGGATTTCATTCACATGATTCAG ATGCTGTATTATGTGAGGGATCCCGAGGCCACAGTTGCATTTTTCCAAAGTTTGCTGAACAATCATGGAAAACTGCTCATCATCCTGGCCTCAG GAGACAGTGGATGGGGTGGACTGTGGAGAACGTACCGAGCAGAGTACATCGGTAACAGTGACCTCAACCAATTCACTAATACAGGAGACATCAGAAAGTTCCTGGACGCCAGAGGAATCCCGTACAGTAAATACACTCTTCCGTCTCAGATGGACATCAGCGAGTGCTTCTCTCCAGGGGACGAGCGAGGAGAACTGCTGCTGGACTTCCTCACAGAGGTTGTAGACTTCAGTAAGAACGCCTCTCCAGAGCTGAAGGCAGGAGTTCTGCAGCTGCTCAAACACCCAGAGTGCAGCAGGGAGGAGAACGGCAGGGTCATGTTCAACGACAATATGGAGGCTCTCGTCCTCGACCCGTAG
- the LOC136664267 gene encoding histamine N-methyltransferase-like has translation MAAAPFQNLIEDFSRYLQTFQLFLECSTEQQCMREFIQKTLPEILSSIGTGQDTINVMGVGSGTGVIDLDVLHQLRLLYPDTKVDNEVVEPSGDMLHRYKELVSKTPDLDHITFRFNEMTASEFTENWKKRNTDKKMDFIHLIQMLYFIKDPEATVMFFRSLLNIHGKLLIILISGDSGWARLSKTCHAEVCDSEQCQCINSGDVQKFLDAIGIPYSKYTLPSQIDISECFSPGDERGELLLDGLIEVVDFSKKASPKLRAEVLQLLKHPECSREENGRIMFNINLEAFILDP, from the exons ATGGCGGCGGCTCCTTTTCAAAATCTGATAGAGGATTTCTCCAGATATCTCCAGACGTTCCAGCTGTTCCTGGAGTGTTCTACCGAGCAGCAGTGTATGAGAGAGTTCATCCAGAAAACACTCCCAGAAATCCTGTCCAG cATTGGAACTGGACAGGACACTATAAATGTGATGGGAGTGGGAAGTGGAACAG GTGTGATTGACTTGGACGTGCTTCACCAGCTGCGCCTGCTGTATCCAGACACCAAAGTGGACAACGAGGTGGTGGAGCCCAGTGGAGACATGCTTCACAGATATAAAG AGTTAGTGTCCAAGACTCCAGACCTGGACCACATCACCTTCAGGTTTAATGAGATGACAGCGTCTGAGTTTACGGAGAACTGGAAAAAGAGGAACACGGACAAAAAGATGGACTTCATTCACCTGATTCAG ATGCTGTATTTTATAAAGGATCCTGAGGCCACAGTTATGTTTTTCAGAAGTTTGTTGAACATTCACGGAAAACTGCTCATCATCTTGATTTCAG GAGACAGCGGTTGGGCTCGACTGTCAAAAACATGCCATGCAGAGGTCTGTGACAGTGAACAATGCCAGTGCATCAACTCAGGAGACGTCCAAAAGTTCCTGGACGCCATAGGAATCCCATACAGTAAATACACCCTTCCATCTCAGATAGACATCAGCGAGTGCTTTTCTCCAGGGGACGAGCGAGGAGAACTGCTGCTTGACGGCCTTATCGAAGTTGTAGACTTCAGTAAGAAAGCCTCTCCGAAGCTGAGGGCAGAAGTTCTGCAGCTGCTCAAACACCCAGAGTGCAGCAGGGAGGAGAACGGCAGGATCATGTTTAACATCAATCTGGAGGCTTTCATCCTCGACCCGTAG